In Leptolyngbya sp. SIO1E4, one DNA window encodes the following:
- a CDS encoding FG-GAP repeat protein, translated as MTFDPVLNLADLEDGNGFVINGIDIGDGSGGSVSSAGDINGDGIDDLIIGATGADPNGNSAAGESYVVFGSNQGFSDSLELSDLDGSNGFVLNGIDVYDFSGRSVSAAGDINGDGIDDFIIGSADADPNGNSRAGESYVVFGSDQGFSASLELSDLDGSNGFVINGIDTYDGSGGSVSAAGDINSDGIDDLIIGASNVNTYGAGASYVVFGSDQGFSDSLELSDLDGSNGFVINGINYDSSGGSVSSAGDINGDGIDDLIIGASGANGLAGGGYVVFGSDQGFSDSLEQLDLDGSNGFVINGIEMFSRTGASVSSAGDINGDGIDDLIIGANGVFPNGKAYAGASYVVFGSDQGFSDSLELSDLDGSNGFVINGIDANDASGFSVSGAGDLNGDGIDDLIIGAFEAAPNGNSYAGESYVVFGSGQGFSASLELSNLDGNNGFVLNGIDIGDSSGRSVSSAGDINGDGVDDLIIGAASADPNGNESAGESYVVFGRRSNGEAAPLVKGLPATGYINDQGVLVGSVFGAGAPYTGHLFSNTDGTANPDDVLQGTDGTDNIWSGTEGNDTIASGAGSDTIGFGDGNAWVAAGAKDDFVYAAGAGGGDNTINLGAGNDTFWAPAGNNDIISASGNNTIGIGTGNDTVTTGNGNDFVYSVNGGGGINIINLGAGNDTFWAQAGNNDITSISGNNTIGIGTGNDTVSTGDGNDFVYSVNGGGGINIINLGAGNDTLQAQAGDNIVTSIAGNNDIVTGTGQDTITTGAGNDFVKTGSGNDHLDLGTNAGGAADFDSAFGQGGNDTFVLNQGMGFLTVGDFTQGEDLLEIRGLTFGDLVTTSDLARNSTWVLTTGGDVLAELQGFTGTLMTTDVVEIPFGPVLNLADLDGSTGFVINGIDAYDGSGYSVSTAGDINGDGIDDLIIGARFDDPNGYSRVGESYVVFGSDQSFSDSLDLATLDGSNGFVLNGTDADNISIFSVSDAGDVNGDGIDDLIIGASFANPNGNYSAGESYVVFGSNQGFSDSLELSDLDGNNGFALNGIDGSDFSGGSVSAAGDINGDGIDDLIIGARFADPNGNSAAGESYVVFGSDQGFSASLELSALDGSNGFVINGIDADDFSGFSVSGAGDINGDGIDDLIIGAVSADPNGNYSAGESYVVFGSKQGFSASLELATLDGSNGFVINGIDTYDRSGRSASGAGDINGDGIDDLIVGAFGADLNSNYGAGESYVVFGSDQGFSASLELSDLDGSNGFVLKGIDGGDNSGLSVSGAGDINGDGIDDLIIGAPFADLNSNYSAGESYVVFGSDQGFSASLELSDLDGSNGFVINGIDANDLSGRSVSGAGDINGDGIDDLIIGATGADTNDNDDTGESYVVFGRRSNVDEARLVNGLLATGYVNEQGVLVGSVFGAGDPYTGTLFSNTDDTANPDDVLKGTDGRDNIRSGAEGNDTIASGAGRDRIGFGDGDAWVDAGAGNDFVYAAGAGGGTNIIDLGAGNDTFEARKGNNIVTSLSGNNKIRIGGGNDIVTLGDGDDNVQIFNSGGGLNTIDLGAGNDRFRARKGDNIVTSLSGNNTIRIGRGNDIVTLGDGDDNVQVFNSGGGINTIDLGAGNDKFRGRKGDNTVTSIAGNNTIFTATGKDIVTTGGGNDFVKTGSGNDRLDLGTNAGGATDFDIAFGQGGNDTFVLNEGTGFLQVADFAQGKDQLEISDLTFEDLGITTDIDRNSTWIATTGGDVLAELQGFTGTLMATDVVVV; from the coding sequence ATGACATTTGACCCAGTTTTGAACTTGGCTGACTTAGAGGATGGCAACGGCTTTGTCATCAATGGCATTGATATAGGTGACGGCTCTGGTGGTTCTGTGAGCAGCGCAGGAGACATCAACGGCGACGGCATTGATGACCTCATTATCGGGGCAACGGGTGCTGACCCCAACGGCAACAGTGCTGCCGGAGAGAGTTATGTGGTGTTTGGCAGTAACCAGGGCTTTAGTGACAGCCTAGAGCTATCAGACCTGGATGGCAGCAACGGCTTTGTTCTTAACGGCATTGATGTCTATGACTTCTCGGGCCGTTCTGTGAGCGCTGCAGGAGACATCAACGGCGACGGTATTGATGACTTCATTATCGGGTCAGCGGATGCTGACCCCAATGGCAATAGCCGTGCTGGAGAAAGTTACGTGGTGTTTGGCAGCGATCAGGGCTTTAGCGCCAGTCTGGAGCTATCAGATCTGGATGGCAGCAACGGTTTTGTTATCAACGGCATTGATACTTATGACGGCTCTGGTGGTTCTGTGAGCGCTGCCGGAGATATCAACAGCGATGGCATTGATGACCTCATTATCGGGGCCAGTAACGTCAACACCTATGGTGCTGGAGCGAGCTATGTGGTGTTTGGCAGTGATCAGGGCTTTAGTGACAGTCTGGAGCTATCAGACCTGGATGGCAGCAACGGCTTTGTTATCAATGGCATCAATTATGATTCCTCTGGTGGTTCTGTGAGCAGCGCGGGAGACATCAACGGCGATGGCATTGATGACCTCATTATTGGGGCAAGTGGCGCCAACGGTCTTGCCGGGGGGGGCTACGTGGTGTTTGGCAGTGACCAGGGCTTTAGTGACAGCCTAGAGCAACTAGACCTGGATGGCAGCAATGGCTTTGTTATCAATGGCATTGAGATGTTTAGCAGAACCGGTGCTTCTGTGAGCAGCGCGGGAGACATCAACGGCGATGGCATTGATGACCTCATTATTGGGGCAAATGGCGTCTTCCCCAACGGCAAAGCCTATGCTGGAGCAAGTTATGTGGTGTTCGGCAGTGACCAGGGCTTTAGTGACAGCTTAGAGCTATCAGACCTGGATGGCAGCAATGGTTTTGTTATCAATGGCATTGATGCAAATGACGCCTCCGGTTTTTCTGTAAGCGGTGCGGGAGATCTCAACGGTGATGGCATTGATGACCTCATTATCGGGGCATTCGAGGCTGCTCCCAACGGCAACAGTTATGCCGGTGAGAGTTATGTGGTGTTTGGCAGTGGTCAGGGCTTTAGTGCCAGCCTAGAGCTATCAAACCTGGATGGCAACAATGGCTTTGTTCTCAACGGCATTGATATAGGTGACAGCTCCGGTCGGTCTGTAAGCAGTGCAGGGGATATCAATGGCGACGGTGTTGATGACCTGATTATTGGAGCAGCAAGTGCTGATCCCAATGGTAACGAGAGTGCCGGCGAGAGTTACGTGGTGTTTGGCCGTCGTTCTAATGGTGAGGCAGCTCCTTTGGTCAAGGGCTTACCTGCCACTGGGTACATCAATGATCAAGGGGTTTTAGTGGGCAGCGTCTTCGGTGCTGGGGCCCCTTATACAGGTCACTTGTTCAGCAATACCGACGGTACTGCGAACCCTGATGACGTGCTGCAAGGCACGGACGGTACAGACAATATCTGGTCTGGGACTGAAGGCAACGATACGATCGCCAGTGGTGCTGGGAGTGACACTATCGGCTTCGGCGATGGCAATGCTTGGGTCGCTGCTGGGGCCAAGGATGACTTCGTCTACGCTGCCGGGGCTGGCGGCGGCGATAACACCATTAACCTGGGGGCTGGCAATGACACGTTCTGGGCACCGGCAGGGAATAACGATATCATCTCGGCTTCTGGCAATAACACCATCGGCATCGGCACTGGCAACGACACCGTCACCACTGGCAACGGCAATGATTTTGTCTATAGCGTCAACGGTGGCGGCGGTATCAACATCATTAACCTGGGGGCTGGCAATGACACGTTCTGGGCCCAGGCAGGGAATAACGATATCACCTCGATTTCTGGCAATAACACTATCGGCATCGGCACTGGCAACGATACCGTCAGCACTGGCGACGGTAATGATTTTGTCTACAGCGTCAACGGTGGCGGCGGTATCAACATCATTAACCTGGGAGCTGGCAATGACACGTTACAGGCTCAGGCAGGAGACAACATCGTCACCTCCATTGCTGGTAATAACGACATCGTTACCGGTACTGGTCAAGATACCATCACCACCGGAGCTGGCAATGACTTTGTGAAAACGGGTTCAGGCAATGATCATTTAGATTTGGGCACGAATGCTGGTGGCGCGGCCGACTTTGACAGTGCTTTTGGCCAAGGCGGCAATGACACCTTTGTATTGAACCAAGGCATGGGGTTCTTGACGGTGGGTGACTTCACTCAAGGGGAAGACCTGCTAGAAATCAGGGGGCTGACCTTTGGCGATTTGGTTACCACCAGCGATCTCGCTAGAAACAGCACGTGGGTGTTGACCACGGGCGGTGATGTCTTGGCAGAATTACAAGGGTTCACGGGCACGCTCATGACCACCGATGTGGTAGAAATACCATTCGGCCCAGTTTTGAACTTAGCTGACTTAGATGGCAGCACCGGCTTTGTCATCAATGGCATTGATGCCTATGACGGCTCCGGTTATTCCGTGAGCACTGCAGGAGACATCAACGGCGACGGCATTGATGACCTCATTATCGGGGCACGCTTTGACGACCCCAATGGCTATAGTAGGGTCGGAGAGAGCTACGTGGTCTTTGGCAGCGACCAGAGCTTTAGTGACAGCCTGGATCTGGCCACCCTAGATGGCAGCAATGGCTTTGTTCTCAATGGCACTGATGCCGATAACATCTCCATTTTTTCTGTGAGCGATGCGGGAGACGTTAACGGCGACGGTATTGATGACCTCATTATCGGGGCAAGCTTTGCCAACCCCAACGGCAACTATAGTGCCGGAGAGAGTTATGTGGTCTTTGGCAGTAACCAGGGCTTTAGTGACAGTCTGGAGCTATCAGACCTAGATGGCAACAATGGCTTTGCCCTCAATGGCATTGATGGCTCTGACTTCTCTGGCGGTTCTGTGAGCGCTGCAGGAGACATCAACGGCGATGGCATTGATGACCTCATTATCGGGGCACGCTTTGCCGACCCTAATGGCAATAGTGCTGCCGGAGAGAGCTACGTGGTCTTTGGCAGCGACCAAGGCTTTAGCGCCAGCCTAGAGCTATCGGCTCTAGATGGCAGCAACGGTTTTGTTATCAACGGCATTGATGCTGATGACTTCTCCGGTTTTTCTGTGAGCGGCGCGGGAGATATCAACGGCGATGGCATTGATGACCTCATTATCGGGGCAGTCTCTGCCGACCCCAACGGCAACTATAGTGCCGGAGAGAGCTATGTGGTCTTTGGCAGTAAGCAGGGCTTTAGCGCCAGTCTGGAGCTAGCTACTCTGGATGGCAGCAATGGCTTTGTCATCAATGGCATTGATACTTATGACAGATCCGGTCGTTCCGCAAGCGGTGCGGGAGATATCAACGGCGATGGCATTGATGATTTGATTGTTGGGGCATTCGGGGCCGACCTCAACAGCAACTATGGTGCTGGAGAGAGCTACGTGGTCTTTGGTAGTGACCAGGGCTTTAGTGCCAGCCTAGAACTATCAGACCTGGATGGCAGCAATGGCTTTGTTCTCAAGGGCATTGATGGAGGTGACAACTCCGGTCTTTCTGTGAGCGGCGCGGGAGACATCAACGGCGATGGCATTGATGACCTGATTATTGGGGCACCCTTTGCCGATCTCAACAGCAACTATAGTGCTGGAGAAAGCTATGTGGTCTTTGGCAGTGACCAGGGCTTTAGTGCCAGCCTAGAACTATCAGACCTGGATGGCAGCAATGGCTTTGTCATCAATGGCATTGATGCAAATGACCTCTCTGGTCGTTCTGTGAGCGGCGCGGGAGACATCAACGGTGATGGCATTGATGACCTGATCATCGGGGCAACAGGTGCTGACACTAACGATAACGATGATACCGGCGAGAGCTACGTGGTGTTTGGTCGTCGTTCTAATGTTGATGAGGCTCGTTTAGTCAACGGCTTACTTGCCACGGGGTACGTCAATGAGCAAGGGGTTTTAGTCGGTAGCGTCTTCGGTGCTGGAGATCCTTACACCGGTACCTTGTTCAGCAACACCGACGATACTGCTAACCCTGATGATGTGCTGAAAGGCACGGACGGTAGAGATAATATCCGGTCTGGAGCTGAAGGCAACGACACGATCGCCAGTGGTGCTGGCAGAGACAGGATCGGCTTTGGGGATGGGGATGCCTGGGTTGATGCAGGGGCTGGCAATGACTTCGTTTATGCAGCAGGGGCAGGCGGCGGCACCAACATCATTGACCTGGGGGCTGGCAATGACACATTTGAAGCTCGGAAAGGCAACAACATTGTCACCTCCTTATCTGGCAATAACAAGATTAGAATCGGGGGCGGCAATGACATCGTCACCCTGGGCGATGGCGATGACAATGTCCAGATCTTCAACAGTGGGGGTGGACTCAACACCATTGACCTGGGGGCTGGCAATGACAGGTTCCGGGCTCGGAAAGGAGATAACATTGTCACCTCCTTGTCTGGCAACAACACGATTAGAATCGGGAGAGGCAATGACATCGTCACCCTGGGCGATGGCGATGACAATGTCCAGGTCTTCAACAGTGGGGGTGGAATCAACACCATTGACCTGGGGGCTGGCAATGATAAGTTCCGGGGTCGGAAAGGAGACAACACTGTCACCTCCATTGCTGGCAACAACACCATCTTTACCGCCACTGGTAAAGATATTGTCACGACCGGAGGTGGCAATGATTTTGTGAAAACTGGGTCCGGCAATGACCGTTTGGACTTAGGTACGAACGCCGGGGGTGCTACCGACTTTGATATTGCTTTTGGCCAGGGGGGCAACGATACTTTTGTGCTGAACGAGGGGACTGGCTTCTTGCAGGTGGCTGACTTCGCTCAAGGGAAAGACCAGCTGGAAATCAGCGACCTCACCTTTGAGGATTTGGGCATCACGACCGATATTGATAGAAATAGCACCTGGATCGCGACCACGGGCGGTGATGTCTTAGCAGAATTACAAGGGTTCACCGGCACCCTCATGGCCACGGACGTAGTGGTGGTATAG
- a CDS encoding peptidase M15A produces the protein MAERSPDQRNNYYLIEAARTGIHKPILAALYEVQGKPPLTDGETGLGIAPANRIPPAQVNTFPEQVQYAANTLRSLTDRLTADGWQGKDIWDAGAGRYSDRFLRHIAEGYSPPATDPAAARLEPVDEDALIAAYLTDLETDYRAENLPKNLAYLDQALLAFVERVPVNYSRLSFQRQALLEMVRLWRKLETHQAVTIALKVPEPDGRADEAALDQALLDFVKQADRYFSGYPNQREALIRLVQLWRELDSREAAIQWLAAEDPHSHESNLEIIDPALLSFVQRIPEFYRGRGDQRFALTEGYRLWNGLGSRTTAIKKLGLDPQALVNNTGDAAAMAQAAAQIDRALLNFWSAVPTRYEGISDHREAMLRLVTIWRRMEGRIPAIQSLFDDVRRMERANRDSIDAMPPPPPRPLPTRPARWTPDNIQIGASIVPSGNFTWSEATRGGTRMPPDQATVNAIVRIALLAQEARDRIGRPFLITSWYRPAEINARVGGASMSRHIVGDAIDFYCDGLTGRQLYWALDPWWPGGLGRYAQYPYLCHLDARGSRARWTH, from the coding sequence ATGGCCGAGCGTTCACCAGATCAACGCAACAATTATTATCTGATTGAAGCTGCCCGTACAGGGATTCATAAACCGATTTTGGCAGCGCTGTATGAAGTCCAGGGGAAACCGCCCCTCACCGATGGTGAGACAGGATTGGGCATTGCCCCTGCTAACCGGATTCCGCCTGCCCAGGTCAACACCTTTCCAGAACAGGTGCAATACGCTGCTAACACACTGCGCAGCCTCACAGACAGGCTGACAGCGGATGGCTGGCAGGGCAAAGATATTTGGGATGCTGGGGCGGGGCGATATAGCGATCGCTTTCTCCGCCACATTGCTGAAGGCTATAGCCCGCCTGCGACGGATCCCGCTGCTGCTCGCCTAGAACCCGTTGATGAAGACGCCCTGATCGCAGCGTACTTAACCGATCTAGAGACGGACTACCGAGCCGAAAACCTGCCTAAAAATCTCGCCTATCTGGATCAAGCCCTCCTAGCTTTTGTGGAACGAGTACCGGTTAACTACAGTCGTCTCTCGTTTCAACGTCAGGCTTTGCTGGAAATGGTTCGCCTGTGGCGCAAGCTAGAGACTCACCAGGCCGTAACCATTGCGCTCAAGGTTCCCGAGCCAGATGGCCGTGCCGATGAAGCAGCTTTGGATCAGGCACTACTCGATTTCGTCAAGCAAGCAGATCGGTACTTCTCAGGCTATCCCAATCAACGAGAAGCCCTGATTCGCCTCGTGCAGCTCTGGCGTGAACTCGATTCCCGTGAGGCTGCTATTCAATGGCTGGCGGCAGAAGATCCCCACAGTCACGAATCTAATCTTGAAATTATTGACCCTGCCCTGCTCTCATTTGTCCAGCGGATTCCTGAATTTTATCGGGGACGCGGTGATCAGCGATTTGCCTTGACGGAAGGATATCGATTGTGGAATGGCCTCGGCTCTCGCACCACGGCCATTAAAAAACTGGGTTTAGATCCCCAAGCTCTGGTCAACAATACGGGGGATGCAGCAGCCATGGCCCAGGCTGCAGCCCAGATTGACCGGGCGCTGCTCAACTTTTGGTCGGCTGTGCCGACGCGCTATGAAGGCATCTCCGACCATCGAGAAGCGATGCTTCGCTTGGTAACCATTTGGCGTCGCATGGAAGGCCGGATACCCGCCATTCAGTCTTTGTTCGACGATGTGCGTCGGATGGAACGAGCCAACCGCGACTCGATTGATGCCATGCCGCCACCGCCGCCGCGTCCGCTTCCTACCCGCCCTGCCCGGTGGACACCAGACAATATTCAGATTGGGGCGTCTATTGTTCCCAGCGGCAACTTTACCTGGTCAGAGGCCACTCGGGGAGGAACGCGGATGCCGCCTGATCAGGCTACGGTGAACGCTATCGTGCGCATCGCGCTGTTGGCCCAGGAGGCCCGTGATCGCATCGGGCGTCCCTTCTTGATTACAAGCTGGTACCGCCCCGCTGAGATCAATGCTCGCGTGGGGGGGGCCTCCATGAGTCGGCATATTGTGGGGGATGCGATCGACTTTTACTGTGACGGATTGACCGGGCGACAACTCTATTGGGCACTCGATCCCTGGTGGCCAGGGGGTTTAGGCCGCTACGCTCAATACCCTTACCTCTGTCACCTCGATGCCAGAGGATCTCGGGCACGCTGGACTCACTAG
- a CDS encoding glucosyl-3-phosphoglycerate synthase, which yields MDYKQDLITTIHDLGCDIDRLDDRLTELSQSLPTAILIPSLYEELERPALAQIRDQLARCRFVSTVVISLYADTEEQYQNAVEFFKLLPQPTYVLWENGPRLTQILSDLKEQGLDLTRHSGKGRAVWLGLGLASLEGAAIALHDADIVTYDKTYPLKLLFPLLEREFGIAFSKAYYTRLSDAPRRMHGRVTRLFVMPLITSLMELFDYRDYLRYLNAYRYPLSGEFALTSDLALNTRIPADWGLEVGLLAEVYRNVAMKRIAQVDLGIFEHKHQTLGGSPNKGLQKMCRDIFKSILRTLTETEQVVISRDHIRTLRVKFRREAQNLTRQYFVDARFNGIEYDRHHEEVILEQFEQAIFRAGEEYLEDTAGTQIPDWTRALAVMPDLREQLRDATVADMADARENSVAMAHPIVPPSLSVIPQ from the coding sequence GTGGACTACAAGCAAGATCTCATCACAACAATCCATGATTTGGGTTGCGATATTGATCGACTCGACGATCGCTTAACAGAGCTTAGCCAATCGCTGCCGACTGCTATTCTCATTCCTTCTCTCTATGAGGAGTTAGAGCGGCCTGCTCTAGCGCAGATTCGAGATCAGCTAGCTCGTTGTCGCTTCGTCAGTACCGTGGTCATCAGCCTGTATGCAGACACGGAGGAGCAATATCAGAACGCGGTAGAGTTCTTCAAATTACTGCCTCAGCCAACCTACGTCCTGTGGGAAAATGGCCCTCGCTTAACTCAAATCCTGTCTGACCTCAAGGAACAGGGGCTTGACCTGACACGGCATAGTGGCAAGGGACGAGCCGTGTGGTTAGGGCTGGGTCTGGCCTCGCTAGAAGGGGCCGCGATCGCCCTCCATGATGCCGACATCGTCACCTATGACAAAACCTATCCGCTGAAGCTCTTGTTTCCGCTGCTAGAGCGAGAATTTGGCATTGCCTTTAGCAAGGCTTATTACACTCGCCTGAGCGATGCTCCTCGGCGTATGCATGGTCGGGTAACGCGTCTGTTTGTGATGCCCCTCATCACCTCGCTGATGGAACTCTTTGATTACCGAGACTACTTGCGTTATTTGAACGCCTATCGATATCCTCTATCGGGTGAGTTTGCGTTGACAAGCGATTTAGCCCTCAATACACGAATTCCGGCTGATTGGGGGTTAGAGGTTGGTCTGTTGGCAGAGGTATACCGCAACGTGGCCATGAAGCGAATTGCCCAAGTCGATTTAGGCATTTTTGAGCACAAACATCAGACCCTGGGGGGTTCTCCCAACAAAGGGTTGCAAAAAATGTGTCGAGACATTTTCAAGTCTATTTTGCGAACCCTGACGGAAACTGAGCAGGTGGTGATTTCGCGAGATCATATCCGGACGCTGCGAGTCAAGTTTCGCCGCGAAGCTCAAAATTTAACCCGACAATACTTTGTAGACGCTCGCTTTAATGGCATTGAATACGATCGCCACCATGAAGAGGTCATCTTAGAACAGTTTGAGCAGGCGATCTTCCGAGCTGGAGAAGAATATCTTGAGGATACTGCAGGCACTCAAATCCCAGACTGGACAAGGGCACTGGCGGTCATGCCTGATCTGCGCGAACAACTGCGCGATGCCACCGTTGCTGACATGGCAGATGCCCGTGAGAACAGCGTTGCGATGGCCCACCCGATTGTTCCACCTTCGTTGAGTGTGATTCCTCAATAG
- a CDS encoding HAD family phosphatase has product MENSPAPYEDFSPSTFADIRLVATDMDGTLTDCGQFTPALIQALQALAAADITPLIVTGRSTGWVQGLVAYLPIVGAIAENGGVFIPKNTLEPAWLVKIPDMGLHRTQLAAAFAQIQQAFPNLHPSADNGFRLTDWTFDISNLNPSDLQTIDAICRAAGWGFTYSAVQCHIRPAAQDKGIGLKTVLTQHFPQVSAEQVVTVGDSPNDEGLFNPELFPLSVGVANVAQYRDRLRYLPALTTQGKEVQGFQELVQRILAARHPG; this is encoded by the coding sequence ATGGAAAATTCTCCGGCCCCTTACGAAGATTTTTCACCTTCAACATTCGCAGATATTCGTCTGGTGGCCACCGATATGGATGGGACGTTGACCGATTGCGGCCAATTTACCCCTGCCCTAATACAGGCGCTACAGGCGTTAGCTGCAGCTGACATTACGCCCTTGATTGTGACGGGCCGATCGACAGGATGGGTGCAGGGGCTGGTGGCCTATTTGCCGATTGTGGGGGCGATCGCAGAAAACGGGGGCGTTTTTATTCCGAAAAATACCCTAGAGCCCGCCTGGCTAGTAAAAATCCCTGACATGGGTCTGCACCGCACCCAACTCGCCGCCGCTTTTGCTCAGATCCAGCAGGCTTTTCCTAACCTGCACCCGTCTGCAGACAACGGCTTTCGCCTCACGGACTGGACCTTTGATATCAGCAACCTGAACCCGTCTGATCTGCAAACTATTGATGCCATCTGCCGTGCAGCTGGCTGGGGGTTTACCTATAGTGCGGTGCAATGCCATATTCGCCCTGCGGCCCAAGATAAAGGGATTGGCCTCAAAACGGTGCTGACTCAGCACTTCCCCCAAGTATCTGCTGAACAGGTGGTGACCGTGGGGGATAGCCCTAACGACGAAGGGCTGTTTAATCCTGAGCTTTTCCCACTGTCTGTGGGTGTCGCTAACGTGGCCCAGTATCGCGATCGCCTGCGCTATTTGCCTGCGTTGACCACTCAAGGAAAGGAAGTCCAAGGCTTTCAAGAGTTGGTGCAAAGGATTCTCGCTGCCCGTCATCCTGGCTAG
- a CDS encoding RNA polymerase sigma factor, RpoD/SigA family: protein MEVFFISPETDSETAANISLAEDELASPSFEEQPTDLPSTADKDVTSWGEEVEVSAHYSAKESLEELGLPGYQKTITDDAVGAFFKEMARYPLLKPTEEIELARQVRFLGQVEELRESWLKDQGTTPIFGEIADAFGLTDAQLRQKLYHGRAAKRRMIRSNLRLVVSIAKRYLNRGVPFLDLIQEGALGLNRATEKFDPDKGYKFSTYAYWWIRQGITRTIANDARTIRLPIHIVEKLNKLKKAHRELRRELQRNPTEAELAKALDMAPDQLRSLQQVRRRSLSLNHRVGKGEDTELMELLEDGNTQSPESKISESMMRHEITSVLSEVLTEREKDIITLRYGLATGETHTLEEVGGMFNLSRERVRQIQTKAMRKLRRPQVASRLKGWLR, encoded by the coding sequence ATGGAAGTCTTCTTTATTTCTCCGGAAACCGACTCTGAAACAGCGGCTAATATCAGCCTTGCCGAAGATGAGCTGGCGTCTCCTAGCTTCGAAGAACAGCCCACAGATTTGCCCTCCACAGCCGACAAAGATGTTACTTCTTGGGGCGAGGAGGTCGAGGTCTCTGCTCATTACTCTGCCAAAGAGTCGTTAGAAGAACTTGGCTTACCTGGCTATCAAAAAACCATCACGGATGATGCTGTCGGTGCCTTCTTTAAAGAGATGGCCCGTTACCCTCTCCTCAAACCGACTGAAGAAATTGAACTGGCACGCCAGGTGAGATTTTTAGGCCAGGTTGAGGAACTCCGAGAAAGCTGGCTCAAAGATCAGGGAACAACGCCAATTTTTGGAGAGATTGCCGATGCATTTGGTCTGACTGACGCACAGCTGCGCCAAAAGCTTTACCATGGTCGAGCCGCTAAGCGGAGGATGATCCGCTCTAATTTACGTTTGGTTGTTTCTATTGCAAAACGATATCTGAACAGGGGGGTTCCGTTTTTAGATTTAATTCAAGAGGGAGCCTTAGGACTTAATCGCGCTACGGAAAAGTTTGACCCCGACAAAGGGTATAAATTTTCAACCTATGCTTACTGGTGGATTCGTCAAGGTATCACCCGCACGATCGCGAATGACGCTCGTACCATTCGGTTACCGATTCATATTGTTGAAAAGCTCAACAAGCTGAAGAAAGCTCACCGAGAACTCCGCCGTGAGCTACAGCGGAATCCTACTGAAGCGGAGTTAGCAAAGGCGTTAGATATGGCGCCGGATCAGCTCCGTAGTTTACAGCAGGTACGTCGTCGTTCTTTGTCCCTAAACCACCGTGTAGGAAAAGGAGAAGACACGGAATTAATGGAACTCCTGGAAGATGGAAACACACAATCTCCAGAGTCCAAAATTAGTGAATCAATGATGCGTCATGAGATTACGAGTGTCTTATCAGAAGTGTTGACCGAACGAGAGAAAGACATCATCACGCTACGCTATGGATTAGCCACAGGCGAAACTCATACCCTAGAGGAAGTCGGCGGTATGTTCAACCTTTCACGGGAGCGTGTACGCCAAATTCAAACAAAAGCAATGCGTAAGCTGCGGCGCCCTCAAGTTGCTTCTCGGCTTAAGGGTTGGCTACGCTAA